Proteins found in one Miscanthus floridulus cultivar M001 chromosome 4, ASM1932011v1, whole genome shotgun sequence genomic segment:
- the LOC136548777 gene encoding probable tyrosine-protein phosphatase DSP2: MDLSFIHVCQLSDTMLVQEPFVDIPEETIREALKVILGVRNQPVLIHCKRGKHQTGCVVGCLRKLQKWCQFSVFDEYLHFKARSTDQRFMELFDASSLMHLTASQY; encoded by the exons ATGGATTTAAG TTTCATCCATGTATGTCAACTATCGGATACCATGTTGGTGCAGGAACCATTCGTCGACATCCCTGAAGAAACGATCCGAGAGGCGCTCAAAGTTATTCTCG GCGTAAGAAACCAGCCGGTGCTCATCCACTGCAAGAGAGGCAAG CACCAGACTGGCTGCGTCGTCGGATGCCTGAGGAAGCTGCAGAAGTGGTGCCAGTTTTCAGTGTTCGATGAGTACCTGCACTTCAAGGCGAGGAGCACTGACCAGAGGTTCATGGAGCTGTTCGACGCGTCGAGCTTGATGCACCTGACGGCCTCACAGTATTGA
- the LOC136549950 gene encoding probable transcription factor At1g11510, with protein sequence MDGRFSLQCQIQRMSVPIGPYKQGHKTTAPGSPQPRAASPACPKPLNPRAAAAMAPKHSAPPPPPVASSEETTSGSGSEEEEEDEEEIAHSPPPAAPKSIAPPRPKDQESEASDEDEDEDGEEEEEDEKANHVIPSSATKNPPPPPPTREEFETSDEEEEEEEADDEMPQTKPAPNQEMEAKGAKRPGAPFQRTWSTDDEFRILEALAAHRLEHGTLPQIDVLANALAGKLDNSGCSLSELKRKVKSLQSRNTKAVKKGALPSKDRDRRLFDLFKNVWPSVTKAATKAAANSGAGREPDEMCELYPYLAEEVKVLQKAHPGLFKREFAMIDDSKARALDEKIKRQRHAQMKLHLRRHDLTKVVTKTRG encoded by the coding sequence ATGGACGGCAGATTCTCACTCCAGTGCCAAATCCAACGGATGAGCGTCCCAATCGGGCCCTATAAGCAAGGACACAAAACCACGGCGCCGGGAAGCCCCCAGCCCCGCGCCGCCTCCCCCGCTTGTCCTAAACCTCTAAACCctagagcggcggcggcgatggcccCCAAGCACTCGGCTCCACCTCCGCCCCCGGTTGCCTCCTCCGAGGAGACCACCTCTGGTTCGGGCtccgaagaggaggaggaggacgaggaggagatcGCCCACTCACCGCCTCCGGCCGCTCCCAAGAGCATTGCTCCGCCGCGGCCGAAGGACCAGGAATCCGAAGCgtccgatgaggatgaggatgaggatggcgaggaggaagaggaggacgagAAGGCCAACCACGTGATCCCTTCTTCCGCCACCAAGaacccgcctccgccgccgccgactcGCGAGGAATTCGAGACTTCcgacgaagaagaggaggaggaggaggcggacgaCGAGATGCCGCAGACGAAGCCCGCTCCAAATCAAGAGATGGAGGCTAAGGGCGCAAAGCGGCCGGGCGCGCCGTTCCAGCGCACCTGGTCGACTGACGACGAGTTCCGCATCCTGGAGGCCCTCGCTGCGCACCGCCTGGAGCACGGCACGCTGCCTCAAATAGACGTGCTGGCCAACGCCCTCGCTGGCAAGCTCGACAACAGTGGCTGCAGCCTCTCCGAGCTCAAGAGGAAGGTGAAGAGCTTGCAGAGCCGGAACACTAAAGCGGTCAAGAAGGGCGCGCTGCCGAGCAAGGATCGCGACCGCCGTCTCTTCGACCTCTTCAAGAACGTCTGGCCTTCCGTTACCAAGGCGGCTACCAAGGCGGCGGCTAACAGTGGTGCTGGGAGGGAGCCTGACGAGATGTGTGAGCTGTACCCATACCTTGCGGAGGAGGTGAAGGTGCTTCAGAAGGCACACCCGGGCTTGTTCAAGCGGGAGTTTGCGATGATCGACGATAGCAAGGCCCGTGCACTGGACGAGAAGATCAAGAGGCAGAGGCATGCACAGATGAAACTGCATCTGCGCCGCCACGACCTGACCAAGGTAGTGACCAAGACGCGTGGCTGA